The Xenorhabdus poinarii G6 nucleotide sequence AATGTTTTATAAATCAATGTAATAAAATGTTAAATGTTTGTCGGTACGTTGTCGGTTTGTCGTTTTCATTGTCGAACTTAAAAACAAAGCTCCTGCCAGAAGAAAAACTTTCTTTTTTTGGCAGGACAAAAAGAGGCAGGTACACATGAGGGAGCTTATTCGTGGCGTTGTCGAAAACCGACAATGAAAGACAATATATATCTCATTGAAATATAGTAAAAATATTATTATTTATGAGATTTTGAAAAACTGAGCGACAATTAACCGACAACGATTTAACATCATATCTAGTTGAATATAAAGAATAATATCTCAAATTGTCGATTTGTCGGTGTTGTCGGTAACTTTTCACTATATATACAAAAAATAGGAGAAGGTGTCATTATGACTATTCTAAAGACAGAACATTTTAAAGCAGTTGATGATATTGAATATTTCATGAAGACAGACGGCTTAAGCCGCGATGAGGCTGTGGATCTCTTGAAATTACTTGAATTACGGAAGATAAATAATAACTTGGAATACCTCGCTTCCTGTGTTGAACGAGCGCCTTGGAACTTTGAAGAGTAAATTTTTGTAAATATTCCGTTCTCATGTTTCCGCAAGTTTAGACCTCCTATTTTGAGGTCTTTTTATTATATTTTTCATGGATATATTAAGAAATGGCACTCAGACGTGAGCCGCCAAAAGGCCGTTTAGTTAAGCTGCGAGAAGTAGCCTGCGAGACGCAGAAAAAGATTATTCGGCCTGCCCCTTTCAGCGCTGGTTTCACGTCTTAACATTCATTGTTACGGAAACCATGTCATGAAAAAGCTACTCGAATTACGCCAGCAAAAGGCCACTCTTACCGAACAAATGCGCACCCTGCTCACCAAAGCCGAAGGTGAAAAGCGTTCCCTGACCGAAGATGAAGCGAAACAGTTTGACGAACTGCGCAGCCAGTCCGACACGCTGAATACGGAAATCGCCCGTTATGAGGCACTGTCTGATGAAGAACGCAGTCAGGTCAAGAATCAGCCTGCCAGTGAAACACTCAGCAATGACGAACTGCGCCACTATATTCTGACCGGCGAAATCCGTACCCTGTCTACAGCTGTTTCCTCAGAGGGCGGCTATACCGTTATCCCGGAACTGAATAAACAAATCATGCAGCAATTGACTGATGAGTCGGTCATGCGCCGGATTTGTACCATTAAGACCACCCGCAGCAACGAATATAAGCAGCTTGTTTCGGTTGGTGGCGCAGCAGTGGCACACGGCGAAGAAGGTAAGGCACGCGGTGAGACTGGCACGCCGAAGATGGAAGAAGTGAGCATCAAGCTATTTCCCATCTACGCCTATCCTAAAACCACCCAAGAGATTATCGATTTTAGCGATGTCGATATCTTAGGCTGGCTGACGTCAGAAATTGCCGATACCTTCGTCGATACCGAAGAAACCGACCTTGTGAGCGGTGACGGCAGCAAAAAAGCGAAAGGCTTTCTGTCTTATCCCCGTGATACCCAAGCCGACAAAGTACGCACATTTGGCACATTACAGAAGCTGGACGCTGCCACGCTTTCCGCCGATAGCCTGATTGACCTGAAATTCTTACTCAAAAATAAATACCGTAAAAATGCGGTGTGGGTGATGAACTCCACGACCGCCGCTCAGGTGCAAAAGCTGAAAAACGGCAATGGCGATTATATCTGGCGTGAGCGTTTACAGGCGGGTGATCCGGATATGCTGCTGGGCTTGCCTGTCCACTACCTCGAATTTATGCCAGAAGGTGTGATCGGTCTGGGTGACTTCAAGCGCGGCTATTTCATCGTTGACCATGAGACAGGCACCCGTACCCGCCCTGACAATATTACCGAACCGGGCTTCTATAAGGTACATACCGATAAATATCTGGGCGGCGGTCTGGTGGACTCCAACGCCATCAAGGTGCTGGAAGTGAAAGCAGCCAGTAAATAAGCGAGAGGGGCGAAAAGCCCCTTTTCAGTCTTGGAGTCCATAAGATGAATAACGATTTTGAAATCCGCACCGCCTCACTGTCTGCCAGTGATCAAAAACTGACCGGCTATGTGATTAAGTGGAACAGCCGATCCCAAATCCTATGGGATGAATTTGTTGAACAATTTGCCCCGAATGCCTTTCGTGCCAGCTTGACGGCAAAGACTGATGTTCGGGCATTGTATGAACATGATCATATGAACCTGTTAGGCCGCACCACCTCCGGCACATTGCAACTTAGCGAAGATACTACCGGATTACGCTTCGAACTAACCCCGCCTGATACGCAATTAGGGCGCGATGTGTTAACGCTGGTTGAACGGGGTGATATACAAGGCATGTCCTTTGGTTTTCGTGCAATTAAAGATCAATGGGATACAGGGCAAACACCCTATGTCAGAACCGTCTTAGAGGCCGAATTACGGGAAATCACCATCACCAGCTTACTCGCCTATCCTGAAAGTGGGGTAGAGATTGCCAGGCGTTCACTGAATGCCGCTAAGCCCCGTGATGCCGATTTGCGTCATTACTGGCTGCAACTGTCCGAGGTGTAACTATGTGGCCGTTTAAGCGTAAAGCCCCTGAAACCCGCAGTATGAGCATTGATGAGTTTCTTTCTCTGGCAGGCATCTCTAACACCAAATCGGGTGAACATGTTTCCCCATCTACGGCAGAGGGCTTACCGGCGGTGATGAATGCCGTTACCGTCATTAGCGAAGCGGTGGCCTCTATGCCTTGCTACCTCTATCGGGTTGCGCACCAGAACGGTAAAGAATCCCGCGAATGGTTGAGCGATCACCCGGTGGATTACTTGCTGAATGAATGCCCGAATGATTGTCAGACGCCGTATCAATTCAAGCGAACGCTGATGCGTCATTGTCTACTGAATGGCAATGCATATGCGGTGATTGTCTGGGGTCGGGATGGTCAACCGCAATCCCTGCACCCTTACCCGCCATCGGCAGTTGTCCCGCAGCGGCTATCCGATCACCGGTTCGCCTACACTCTCACTGAGCCTTATAGCGGCAAGGT carries:
- a CDS encoding phage major capsid protein produces the protein MKKLLELRQQKATLTEQMRTLLTKAEGEKRSLTEDEAKQFDELRSQSDTLNTEIARYEALSDEERSQVKNQPASETLSNDELRHYILTGEIRTLSTAVSSEGGYTVIPELNKQIMQQLTDESVMRRICTIKTTRSNEYKQLVSVGGAAVAHGEEGKARGETGTPKMEEVSIKLFPIYAYPKTTQEIIDFSDVDILGWLTSEIADTFVDTEETDLVSGDGSKKAKGFLSYPRDTQADKVRTFGTLQKLDAATLSADSLIDLKFLLKNKYRKNAVWVMNSTTAAQVQKLKNGNGDYIWRERLQAGDPDMLLGLPVHYLEFMPEGVIGLGDFKRGYFIVDHETGTRTRPDNITEPGFYKVHTDKYLGGGLVDSNAIKVLEVKAASK
- a CDS encoding HK97 family phage prohead protease, encoding MNNDFEIRTASLSASDQKLTGYVIKWNSRSQILWDEFVEQFAPNAFRASLTAKTDVRALYEHDHMNLLGRTTSGTLQLSEDTTGLRFELTPPDTQLGRDVLTLVERGDIQGMSFGFRAIKDQWDTGQTPYVRTVLEAELREITITSLLAYPESGVEIARRSLNAAKPRDADLRHYWLQLSEV